Proteins encoded in a region of the Ptychodera flava strain L36383 chromosome 4, AS_Pfla_20210202, whole genome shotgun sequence genome:
- the LOC139130673 gene encoding solute carrier family 35 member G1-like isoform X1: MKGDKRQLLDGVSPATNGVISGDHGSQDSKDTCWDSTKRIMLSGYGVALGLLSGLSFATCSIFIHLIGYDVPALQINFISVFAIGLVVVPPMLFYRVKLKLESVKDFGLIVGKGIGYTLGMVGDVVALTLISTGNVTAITNGLLPVFTAIFACVALREMLRLKDGITIVLNVSGVLMITQPTFIFGDGNGDDHDGDDDDVEEESRRILLGNIMAVASAVGFAIAYVVARGLEERVHVLTSLFYDAIIASFISLIAMYLFGEVDWDMDSETIGRFVGVAISTAFAQWASYRCLQLQAASTATLLFNVEVVAAYFLEYIIVDRVPTLWEIFGACLVLFSSGFVAVLTWHMNLKERKKQEAEGYLEIQ, from the coding sequence ATGAAAGGAGACAAGCGTCAACTGTTGGATGGAGTTTCTCCTGCAACAAATGGTGTGATTAGTGGTGACCATGGCAGCCAAGATAGCAAAGATACATGCTGGGATTCTACGAAACGGATTATGTTATCTGGTTACGGCGTAGCTTTGGGATTATTATCTGGACTTTCCTTCGCAACATGTTCTATATTTATTCATCTGATTGGATACGATGTACCGGCTTTACAAATCAACTTCATAAGCGTCTTTGCTATCGGATTGGTAGTGGTGCCGCCAATGTTATTTTACCGTGTCAAGCTGAAGTTGGAAAGTGTAAAAGATTTTGGTTTGATCGTAGGCAAAGGTATCGGCTATACGTTGGGTATGGTGGGAGATGTAGTGGCCTTGACACTGATCTCAACAGGTAATGTCACAGCAATTACAAACGGTCTTTTACCGGTATTCACGGCCATTTTTGCATGTGTTGCCTTGCGAGAGATGCTACGTCTTAAAGATGGCATCACTATCGTCTTGAATGTCAGTGGTGTGTTAATGATTACCCAGCCAACATTCATTTTCGGGGATGGAAACGGAGACGACCATGATGGCGATGACGATGACGTTGAGGAAGAGAGTAGAAGAATTCTTCTTGGGAACATCATGGCTGTGGCAAGTGCAGTAGGATTCGCTATAGCCTACGTTGTTGCACGTGGTTTAGAAGAACGTGTACATGTACTGACATCATTGTTCTATGACGCTATAATTGCATCTTTTATATCACTGATTGCAATGTATCTGTTCGGCGAAGTTGATTGGGACATGGATTCTGAGACGATAGGTCGATTTGTCGGCGTTGCAATATCAACTGCTTTTGCGCAATGGGCGTCTTACCGATGTTTACAACTGCAAGCAGCTTCTACTGCTACTTTGCTATTCAATGTCGAAGTTGTAGCAGCCTATTTCTTAGAATACATTATTGTGGATCGAGTGCCAACATTATGGGAGATATTTGGGGCTTGTCTAGTGCTATTTAGCTCAGGTTTCGTTGCAGTTCTTACTTGGCATATGAATTTgaaggaaagaaagaaacaagaaGCAGAGGGTTATCTGGAAATACAGTGA